One window from the genome of Leucobacter aridicollis encodes:
- a CDS encoding RNB domain-containing ribonuclease encodes MPSRRTHIAPHAPGGQLAAALTALREAGGIVDAFPPEALAEAVSATPPTPELDLRDIGFVTLDPAESRDLDQAFHIERRTGGGFVIRYAIADVPGFVAAGGALDAEARRRGQTLYLPDGSVPLHPRELSEGRASLLPNEERTAFVWTIELDTDGRAAFDGAAVSPARVERALIRSCAKLDYVSAQLTLDSGAAGSGPAAEALTLLREVGELRISCERARGGASLNMPEEEVLRDNSGYRIERRFPLRVEEWNAQLSLLTGMAAGRIMLDGGIGILRTMPSPDATALAEFHDRIAALGLPWPAGIEYGEYLRSVPAGTPAGAAVLHAAASLFRGADYAAFGVTHDGERLAPPERPEQAAIAAPYAHVTAPLRRLVDRWGLVICEALCAGREVPEWASSSLGEVPGLMRSSSSLAGRLGSEALDRIEAALLRDRAGEEFDAVVLEARGGGARVQIVDPAVTARVPNTGGALSAGRHARVRVVSAEIATGTIELAVA; translated from the coding sequence ATGCCCAGCAGGCGGACGCACATCGCACCTCACGCCCCAGGCGGCCAACTCGCCGCGGCCCTCACCGCGCTCAGGGAGGCGGGCGGGATCGTCGACGCGTTCCCGCCCGAGGCACTCGCCGAGGCCGTCTCAGCCACGCCGCCCACCCCAGAGCTCGACCTCCGCGATATCGGGTTCGTGACGCTCGACCCGGCAGAGTCGCGAGACCTCGACCAGGCGTTCCATATCGAGCGGCGCACAGGCGGCGGGTTCGTCATACGCTACGCGATCGCCGACGTTCCGGGCTTCGTCGCGGCGGGTGGCGCGCTCGACGCCGAAGCGCGACGCCGCGGTCAGACGCTGTACCTCCCAGACGGCTCGGTGCCGTTGCATCCGAGAGAGCTCAGCGAGGGTCGCGCCTCGCTCCTGCCGAATGAGGAGCGCACAGCGTTCGTGTGGACGATCGAGCTCGATACCGATGGCCGCGCTGCGTTCGACGGAGCAGCGGTCTCCCCCGCGCGGGTGGAGCGTGCGCTCATCCGATCCTGCGCGAAACTCGACTACGTTTCGGCCCAGCTCACACTCGATTCGGGTGCCGCGGGCTCCGGCCCTGCTGCGGAGGCTCTCACGCTACTCCGGGAGGTCGGCGAGCTGCGCATCAGCTGCGAACGGGCGCGCGGCGGCGCGAGCCTGAACATGCCCGAGGAGGAGGTCCTCCGCGACAACAGTGGCTACCGGATCGAGCGCCGGTTCCCGCTCCGGGTGGAGGAGTGGAACGCACAGTTGTCGCTCCTCACCGGGATGGCGGCGGGCAGGATCATGCTCGACGGCGGAATCGGGATCCTCCGAACGATGCCGTCGCCAGATGCGACGGCGCTCGCTGAGTTTCACGACAGGATCGCGGCTCTCGGCCTTCCCTGGCCTGCCGGTATCGAGTATGGCGAGTACCTGCGCTCAGTCCCTGCCGGAACGCCGGCTGGGGCCGCCGTGCTGCACGCCGCGGCGAGTCTCTTCCGGGGCGCCGACTATGCGGCGTTTGGGGTCACCCACGATGGGGAGCGGCTCGCGCCGCCCGAACGTCCAGAGCAAGCAGCGATCGCCGCGCCCTACGCGCACGTGACTGCGCCGCTGAGGCGACTCGTCGACAGGTGGGGCCTGGTGATCTGTGAGGCGCTCTGTGCTGGGCGCGAGGTGCCCGAATGGGCCAGTTCGAGTCTTGGCGAGGTACCTGGACTCATGCGGTCGTCGTCCTCGCTCGCCGGCAGGCTCGGTTCCGAGGCGCTCGACAGGATCGAGGCAGCGCTGCTCCGCGACCGGGCAGGCGAGGAATTCGACGCCGTCGTGCTCGAGGCCCGGGGCGGCGGCGCACGCGTGCAGATCGTCGACCCCGCGGTCACCGCCAGAGTGCCGAACACGGGCGGAGCGCTCAGTGCTGGGCGCCACGCCCGCGTCAGGGTCGTGAGTGCGGAGATTGCGACGGGGACGATCGAACTCGCCGTCGCGTGA
- a CDS encoding LOG family protein has protein sequence MTAAASAQTREAVDALLKVAGVTQQRGLVRRIVEAGLGLSSDDASRLDLKISAAALEEMREAFALFAPYTGVRKATIFGSARTQPGDLLYTAAEASARALSDDNWMVVTGAGPGIMEAAAIGAGAEHSLGVSIRLPFEEEPNAFVANDERHVAMKYFFTRKLMLVKESSAFICLPGGFGTMDETFELLTLQQTGKMVPVPIVLLDRPGGTYWSGFKSFVLNELERGGFVTPGDLDRVLITDSADAAVGHVHGFWSNYTDLRWFPTNVPGERDTLLLYVRTAPTAAQLVELNERFGFMLAAGAIEIAEPYPEEGSERANLVRVRLVPRPHAIGELYRIIWALNEMAPGDPSTEE, from the coding sequence ATGACAGCCGCAGCGAGTGCCCAGACCAGGGAAGCCGTGGACGCCCTTCTTAAGGTGGCCGGGGTGACGCAGCAGCGGGGGCTGGTTCGGAGGATCGTTGAGGCCGGCCTCGGGCTGTCCTCAGACGACGCTTCACGGTTGGATCTGAAGATCTCCGCCGCGGCACTCGAAGAGATGCGGGAAGCCTTCGCCTTGTTCGCCCCCTACACAGGTGTGCGGAAAGCGACGATCTTCGGGTCCGCGCGGACGCAGCCTGGCGACCTGCTCTACACCGCTGCCGAGGCGAGCGCGAGGGCGCTCTCGGATGACAACTGGATGGTCGTGACGGGCGCCGGTCCCGGAATTATGGAGGCCGCCGCGATCGGGGCAGGCGCCGAGCACTCGCTCGGGGTCTCGATCCGGCTGCCCTTCGAGGAAGAGCCGAACGCGTTCGTCGCGAACGACGAACGGCACGTGGCAATGAAGTACTTCTTCACGCGAAAGCTCATGCTCGTCAAGGAATCGAGCGCGTTCATTTGCCTGCCCGGCGGGTTTGGCACGATGGACGAGACCTTTGAGCTTCTCACCCTGCAGCAGACAGGAAAAATGGTGCCCGTGCCGATCGTGCTGCTCGACAGGCCTGGCGGTACCTACTGGAGCGGGTTCAAAAGCTTCGTGCTCAACGAGCTCGAGCGTGGCGGCTTCGTCACCCCGGGCGACCTCGACCGCGTGCTCATCACGGACTCTGCCGACGCCGCCGTCGGGCACGTGCACGGCTTCTGGAGTAATTACACAGACCTGCGGTGGTTCCCGACCAACGTGCCCGGAGAACGGGACACGCTGCTGCTGTACGTTCGTACTGCTCCGACCGCGGCACAGCTTGTCGAGCTCAACGAACGCTTCGGTTTCATGCTCGCGGCGGGCGCGATCGAGATCGCCGAGCCATACCCCGAGGAAGGCTCGGAGCGCGCCAACCTGGTACGAGTGCGCCTCGTACCTCGGCCGCATGCGATCGGGGAGCTCTACAGGATCATCTGGGCACTGAACGAAATGGCGCCCGGCGACCCCTCCACGGAGGAGTAG
- a CDS encoding TraR/DksA family transcriptional regulator codes for MGTAAGTDDDAARAELAEVDGALERWAAGDYGVCESCGRQIPVERLEVRPFATRCVRCASLAR; via the coding sequence GTGGGGACAGCCGCTGGCACAGACGACGATGCGGCGCGCGCCGAACTCGCCGAGGTTGACGGGGCGCTCGAGCGATGGGCTGCAGGAGACTACGGAGTGTGCGAGAGCTGCGGCAGGCAGATTCCTGTCGAGCGGCTCGAAGTTCGCCCGTTCGCGACACGCTGTGTGCGGTGCGCGAGCCTGGCGCGCTGA